The window CAACATCTCGTCGAGATGGCGGAGCCCCTCTTCGTCCTCGAGTTGGACGCACACCAACGTCTCCCGGTTGGCCGCCTCCACATAGCCGGCCATCGGCACGCCCAAACCGTACCCGGCCGGCCGGGTACTCGCGGCGAGGCTACGGGATCCGAGCGGATGATACTTCACCGCCTCCACGACCCGACGTGCATCGCCGGCGGTGCGGATATGGGGAACCTGCACACCCAACGCCCCGCATTCCAGCACGTGGAGGATCGCCTCCGCGTGGTTGCCGGCCGGGCGGGCGAGCGGGGTGATCCCGCTCGCCTCCGCGGCCCGAACCATCTCCTCGACACTCTCGCGAGAGATTGTCCCGTGTTCGCAATCGATCAGCACCCAGTCGAATCCGAGACGGCCGAGCATCTCGACGATTTGGGGCGAGGGAATCATCACCGAGACGCCGCGCGCCGGCTGGCCCGCCAGCAACTTTGCCTTCATTAGATTGCGCATCACCGGCCCCACCTCCGTTGTCGCGCCGTCTCCCGGACGTCGCGGCATCCCCGGCCGCAGGGGCGCCCGCCCCGCGCAGGCACGTTTCCCGGGGATATCGATGGGAGAGCATTCCCCCACGCCGGATCGATCGCCTTTGGGACATCGAT of the bacterium genome contains:
- a CDS encoding aldolase/citrate lyase family protein; translation: MRNLMKAKLLAGQPARGVSVMIPSPQIVEMLGRLGFDWVLIDCEHGTISRESVEEMVRAAEASGITPLARPAGNHAEAILHVLECGALGVQVPHIRTAGDARRVVEAVKYHPLGSRSLAASTRPAGYGLGVPMAGYVEAANRETLVCVQLEDEEGLRHLDEMLEVEGVDVFFVGPSDLAQSMGYPGRPEVPEVQQAMAQAFAHIAASGRVAGSTCRADTVRDRVRQRVLYLYTHLPALLAAGAAPVLGAGA